CCACCTGCTGCTGCTTGAGCAGGATGGTGCGGCGGGTCGGCTCGGTGGGATGGGCCGTGAATACCGGCTCGATCAGCAGTCCGTCGAGGAAGGCCATTGCCGCGCGCGGGTCCGGCCGGTGCTCGGCCAGCAGCCGCATGGCGGCCTCGAGGCTGTCGGAGCGCAGCTGGCGCGTGTCGCGCAGCCACTCGCGGCGCCGGCGGATGCGGTGCACTTTCTCGGCGATGTTCACCACCTGGAAGTAGGTGGAGAAGCCGCGGATGACGTCGCTGGCCGCGGCGGTGTCGAGGGAGTCGAGCAGGCCGCCGAGGTCGCCGCGCTGTCCGGTCTCGCGCTGGGTGATGGCCGCCTGGCGGATCTGTTCCACGGCGGCGAAAACCGCTTCGCCGCACTGCTCCGCGATGACTTCGCCGACGATGGCGCCGAGCTCACGCACGTCGTCGCGCAGGGCCGCGTCCTTGGGCTCGAAGTGGACGGGCTCGCGCTGGGTATCGGTCATGCGCTTCACACCAGGATCTTGCGGGCGCCGCTGACGAACTTCTCGACGTCCGGACGCGGGTTCCAGGGTTTGGGTACGTTCATGCCGCGTTGCACCGCCGGGCGCTCCCCGATCACCCCGAGCCAGCGCTGCAGGTGCTCGAGGCCGTCGACCGGGATGCCCGACCACTCGTACGACACGATCCAGGGCCAGGTCGCCATGTCCGCGATGGAGTAGTCGCCGGCAAGATAGTCGTTGTCGGCCAGGCGGCGGTCGTAGACCTCGAACAGCCGCCGCCCCTCGCGCTGGTAGCGCTCGATGGCGTAGGGGATTTTCTCTTCGGCGTAGCGGTAGAACACGTTGGCCTGCCCCATCATCGGGCCGACGCCGCCGACCTGGAAGAACAGCCACTGCAGCACCACCGAGCGCGCCTTGGCTTCCGTCGGCAGGAACAGCCCGGACTTTTCCGCCAGCCACAGCAGGATGGCCCCGGACTCGAACAGCGGGAAATCCCCGGCGGCGCGATCCACGATGGCCGGGATGCGGCCGTTCGGGTTGATGGCGAGGAACTCCGGCGTCTTCTGCTCGCCCTGCGCGAGATCGACGGCGTGCACGGTGTAGGGCAGCGCCATCTCTTCGAGCGCGATGGACACCTTGCGTCCGTTCGGCGTCGGCGCCGTGTAGAGCTCGATCATCGCTCAGTCCCGGAAGTTGGTGAACTGCAGCGGCAGTTCGAGCTCGGCCTGCTTCAGCAGGGCGATGGCGTCCTGCAGGTCATCGCGCTTCTTGCCGGTGACGCGCACCTGCTCGCCCTGGACCTGGGACTGCACCTTGAGCTTGGACTCCTTCACCAGCTTGACGATCTTGCGTGCGTCGTCGCTGCCGATGCCGTGGCGCAGGATCACCTTCTGGCGCGCCTTGTTGAGCGCGATCTCGGGCTCTTCCACCTTCATGCAGGCGACGTCGATGCCGCGCTTCGCCAGCTTCTGCGTCAGGATGTCGACCATCTGCTTGAGCTGGAAGTCGGCCGGCGCCTCCATGCTGACGACGAAATCGCCCAGCTCGAATTTCGCCCCGGTGCCCTTGAAGTCGAAGCGGGTCGCCACCTCGCGATTGGCCTGGTCCACGGCGTTGGCCACCTCGTGGCCGTCGAGTTCTGATACCACGTCGAATGAAGGCATGTCGTGTTCACCTCCGCCACCCGGGGCGAGGCGCTCCTGTCTCAAGCGGGGCCGTCAATCATGGTGGCCGCAGCGCTTCGCTGCAAGGCGGGCCGCGCTGCGCAGCGTGTTTCCGGGGTGCGAAGCCGGATTGGCGGCCTTCATCCTGCACGCCGGCTGCGGGACACTGCGGTCCCTGCAACGCACATGTACGGGGGACCATGGATGGTGGACCTGGAAGCGATCCGGGCGCTGGCGACACGGACGCCGCCGGCGCCCGCCCGGGTGGTGACGCTGGATTCGGCCTGCTGCCCGGAAGGACTGGAAGCGACCCTGGCGTCGGTCGACACGGCGCACGCTGCCGGATGCCGGGTCACGTTGCGGATCAGCGGCAGCTGCGAGCCTCATGAGTGCGATGCGCTCGTGGCGGCGCTGCGGCAGGACGGCGCGGCGCGCCGCAGTGCCCTGCAGGTTGCCGCGCTGGCCTTGCCCGGCGCCGCAGCGGCGCCCGACGGCCTGCTGCGCGGGGTGGGGGCGCTGTGCACCGCGTCGCCCGCACGGTACCTGCTGCTGCCCGGTGCCGCGCTGGAAGCGATCCAGCGGCGCGGCGGCGTGCGCCTGGCGCACGGCGACGAGGTCGACGGCCGCCGCTGGTGGCAGGGGCTGCTCGCGCTGGCGCACGGCGAGCACGAGGTCAGCCTGGTGCCGGAGGCGCCCGGACCGGGCGTGTCCCGCTTCGCGCCGGGGGGCTGCTGGGCCGGTCCTTCGCCCGGCGCCGGCGAGCTGATCCCGGCGCACGCGCGCCGCTTGCGCCTGCCGCTCGATTTCGGCGCCCTGGTGGCGGCGGCCGGCGATCATCCCGTCGCTCTCGGCCGGTTGGCGGGACAGCTGGTCGAGCTGGCCGACGGCTTGCTCGACGCCCAGGGGGCGGGGGCGCGACGCCTTGCGCTGCAGCTGGACGGCATCGCCCACGCGGTGGTGGCGCACGGCCACGACCCGCGCAGCTTCGCCGCGTTGCGCTGGGTCAAGGCCCGCCTCGGCGCCTTCCGCGACGGCGCATGCGCGGCATCGGTACGCCTGGCGCGCATGCATGGCGTGGGCGGCGGGCTGGACCCGTTTCCCTTGCCCGGCCGGCTCGAGGTCAGCGAGGCCGGCCCGAGGGAGCGGGCGGTGCTGGCGCACGGCGCGCGCCACTCTCACCTGGTCAGTCTTTCGCCCTGGAGCCTGGCCCCGCCCGGGCTCGGTCGCGACGCCTTCGGCCTGTTGCCGGCGCTTGCCTGTGCCGACAGCATCTGCTGGCGACGACCCGCGGGCGAGCACGGCATCGACTGGTATGGAGAAGCGCTTCGATTCGCATGGGCCGTGGCCCTGC
This window of the Thioalkalivibrio sp. XN279 genome carries:
- a CDS encoding glutathione S-transferase family protein, giving the protein MIELYTAPTPNGRKVSIALEEMALPYTVHAVDLAQGEQKTPEFLAINPNGRIPAIVDRAAGDFPLFESGAILLWLAEKSGLFLPTEAKARSVVLQWLFFQVGGVGPMMGQANVFYRYAEEKIPYAIERYQREGRRLFEVYDRRLADNDYLAGDYSIADMATWPWIVSYEWSGIPVDGLEHLQRWLGVIGERPAVQRGMNVPKPWNPRPDVEKFVSGARKILV
- a CDS encoding YajQ family cyclic di-GMP-binding protein; its protein translation is MPSFDVVSELDGHEVANAVDQANREVATRFDFKGTGAKFELGDFVVSMEAPADFQLKQMVDILTQKLAKRGIDVACMKVEEPEIALNKARQKVILRHGIGSDDARKIVKLVKESKLKVQSQVQGEQVRVTGKKRDDLQDAIALLKQAELELPLQFTNFRD